A window of the Xenopus laevis strain J_2021 chromosome 9_10L, Xenopus_laevis_v10.1, whole genome shotgun sequence genome harbors these coding sequences:
- the rbm39.L gene encoding RNA binding motif protein 39 L homeolog isoform X4, giving the protein MQLAARIRPRDLEEFFSTVGKVRDVRMISDRNSRRSKGIAYVEFLDQSSVPLAIGLTGQKVLGVPIIVQASQAEKNRAAALANNLQKGTAGPMRLYVGSLHFNITEDMLRGIFEPFGRIESIQLMMDSETGRSKGYGFITFSDSECAKKALEQLNGFELAGRPMKVGHVTERTDASNASSFLDSDELERTGIDLGTTGRLQLMARLAEGTGLQIPPAAQQALQMSGSLAFGAVADLQTRISQQSEALAAAAAAASAASITLASATLPIPATTQPIATQCFQLSNMFNPQTEDELGWDSEIKEDVIEECNKHGGVVHLYVDKNSAQGNVYVKCPTIASAIAAVNALHGRWFAGKMITAAYVPLPTYHSLFPDSMTSTQPLFPSRR; this is encoded by the exons ATGCAGCTGGCTGCTAGGATTCGTCCAAGAGATTTGGAAGAATTCTTCTCAACAGTAGGCAAA GTCCGTGACGTGCGAATGATTTCAGACAGAAATTCCAGACGCTCTAAAGGCATTGCTTATGTGGAATTTCTGGATCAGAGCTCTGTGCCTCTTGCGATCGGCCTTACAGGCCAGAAAGTTTTAGGAGTCCCAATAATAGTACAGGCTTCACAG GCAGAAAAAAACAGAGCAGCTGCATTGGCCAATAATCTCCAGAAAGGCACTGCTGGGCCCATGCGCTTGTATGTAGGATCATTACACTTTAACATAACAGAAGACATGCTTCGTGGGATATTTGAGCCTTTTGGCAGA atTGAAAGTATTCAGCTTATGATGGACAGTGAGACTGGTCGCTCTAAAGGATATGGTTTTATTACT TTCTCAGATTCTGAATGTGCCAAAAAAGCTTTGGAGCAGTTGAATGGGTTTGAGCTGGCTGGTCGGCCAATGAAAGTTGGCCATGTCACAGAGCGAACTGATGCGTCCAATGCAAGCTCATTTCTTGACAGTGATGAGCTGGAAAGGACAGGAATTGACCTTGGAACTACTGGCCGCCTTCAGCTAATGGCTAGGCTTGCAGAGG GCACTGGCTTGCAGATCCCTCCAGCAGCACAACAAGCTCTACAGATGAGTGGCTCGTTAGCTTTTGGAGCAGTAGCAG ACCTCCAGACAAGAATTTCCCAGCAGAGTGAAG cactggctgctgctgctgcagccgcATCTGCAGCTTCAATTACTTTGGCATCAGCCACGCTACCTATCCCCGCAACTACTCAGCCCATTGCTACACAATGCTTCCAGCTTTCCAACATGTTTAACCCACAAAC TGAGGATGAGCTAGGTTGGGACTCTGAAATTAAAGAGGACGTCATTGAAGAATGCAATAAACACGGGGGAGTCGTTCATCTTTATGTAGACAAAAATTCAGCTCAG GGCAATGTCTATGTCAAATGTCCAACCATTGCATCTGCGATTGCTGCTGTTAATGCTCTGCACGGAAGGTGGTTTGCTG GTAAGATGATCACAGCTGCCTATGTACCTCTCCCCACTTACCACAGCTTGTTCCCTGATTCCATGACCTCAACTCAGCCTCTGTTTCCTTCTCGTCGATGA